In the genome of Ferrovibrio terrae, the window ACGCTGGCGTGTCAGATGGCCGCTCTCGCCGCGCGACGGAAACAGCCAGGGCGAGGTCTTGCCTTCGATGAAGTCGCTGCGCCAGCTGGCATAGTCCTTGATGGCCTGCCGCGCCGGCTCAGACAGGGGCACCAGCCGTTCCTTGTTGCCCTTGCCGCGGATCACCAGAAAGCGCGCATCGTCGCCAAATGGCGGCCAGCGCAGGCCGACCAGTTCGCTGACGCGTAAGCCTGTGGCGTAGAGCACTTCCAGCAAGGCGGTGAGGCGCGCGGATTCTGCCGGATCGTCGCGCAAGTGCCGCGCTTCAGTCAGCAGCCGGTCGACGTCGTCCTCGCTCAGCAGCTTAGGGAGAGGCCGTGCGCGTTTTGGCGCATCCAGCAAAGCGGCCGGATCGTCCTTGCGGATATTCTCCTGCACCAGGAATTTGAAGAACTGCCGCAGTGCCGACAGCCGCCGCGCCGCCGTGGCAGCAGTCATGCCTTCATCCGACAGGCCCTGCATGTAGAGCCGCAGCGCATCGGTGCCGATAGTTTCGGGGTTTTCATTGCGGCCGGCGAGGAAGCCGCTGAAATCGGCGAGATCGGTGCGATAGGCCAGCAGCGAATTCTGCGCCAGCCCGCGCTCGGCGCTCAGCATTTCCAGGAAGCTGTCGAAATGGCGGCTGGCGCGGGCCATCCGCGTTTACAAACCGCGCAGCAGCGCCGCTTCCAGCGCGATCTGCTTGGCTTCCGCCGTCAGGCCCTGATCGCGCAGCGCGCCGAGCGCGCTGGCCAGGCCCTGGCCGTCGATCTCCAGGCTGCCCTTGCCGCCCAGCATGGCGAGCGCCAACGCAACGGTTTCGGCTTTTGCCTTGGCGGCATTCGCGCGTTGCAGGTTGCGCCACACGGCCACAGAGGGCGAGCCGCGGCGGTCGTTGCCGGCGGCCGCGGCCAGCAGGCTGTCCCATTTCTCCGGCGGCACGGCAATGCCGGCGGCTTCGGCCAGCGTCAGCAGCTGCGCGGCGCGGTTGTTGCGTTCGGCGGCCGGCAGTTCGGCCTGCGCGGTCATCCAGGCTTCGTAACGGCTGTCGCGCCAGTCGCCGTCTTCGCCGGCGATCAGCAGCAAAGGCCAGGCCTCGGCGACAATC includes:
- the xerD gene encoding site-specific tyrosine recombinase XerD, which gives rise to MARASRHFDSFLEMLSAERGLAQNSLLAYRTDLADFSGFLAGRNENPETIGTDALRLYMQGLSDEGMTAATAARRLSALRQFFKFLVQENIRKDDPAALLDAPKRARPLPKLLSEDDVDRLLTEARHLRDDPAESARLTALLEVLYATGLRVSELVGLRWPPFGDDARFLVIRGKGNKERLVPLSEPARQAIKDYASWRSDFIEGKTSPWLFPSRGESGHLTRQRFGQLLKDLAVVAGIDPAKVSPHVLRHAFASHLLARGADLRAVQKMLGHADISTTQIYTHVLEARKQALVRQHHPLSKA